GGCTTCAATTACTTCATCACCGTCGTCGAAGCCGCCACCACGCCCTTGGGCGTTCCGTTTGCGGCGCTGGTTGTCGCTTTTACGCTCATCTGGGGGCGCCAGAAGCTGCGCCAGCAACCCATCCTGGCCTTTTTCTTCGTCGCCTATCTGGCGGCCACGTTGTTCTTTCTGGGTTGGGGGATATACTGGGGCGGCCTGCCGGAGTTCAGCAAAGTCGGGATCATTGAATGAACCCATCCTCTTCCTATCCAGCAACACAGGTGGTTAAGCGCTACCGGAGAATAGAAGAGATTATTCCATCCCACTGGTCGGAAGGCGATGTCGTGGCCAATGGCATTCGTCACCACTACTATCGCACAGGCCGGGACAGGCCGCCCGTGGTGCTTCTTCACGGCTTCCTGGAGGGCGCGCTCTCGTGGCTGCGCACCGCCCGCGCTCTGGAGCAAGACTACGATGTCATCCTGGTGGACGCCCGAGGCCACGGTCGTTCGGAGGGTATTGCCGCCGGCTTTTCACAGGCCTTGCTCACCGAAGACGCCGCCGGGGCGATCCGCGCCCTCGGCCTGGGCAAGCCGCGCGTGCTCGGCTTCTCACAGGGCGGGACGACGGGCATTCACCTGACGGACGCTTACTCAGACCTGGTTCACTCTCTGATCGTGGAAGGAGCGGGGGATACGGACAGTCCGAGCGCCGATTTCACCCAATCCGCGGGATACCGGGCGTGGTTGAGCGCTTACATCGCGTGGTTGGAGCCATTGAAGTCACAAGCGCATGAGGACCGCATGGTATCGGCTCTGTCGCAGCTGCCGCCCGGAGCGCCTGTTCCGCCGGAAGAAGAGTATGTCACCTGGGTCGAAAACTGCGCCCGCCTCGACCCGGGGCTGGTCCGGCTCGGCGCGACGCTGTGGGGGACCTTGGGTGAGAGAGTGAGCGAGGCCGCCCAGGCTCTTCGCCGCGTCACGTGTCCTGTTTTGATGATGAAGAGTTCGTTCTTTCCGCAGCCAGGCATGCCGCAGTCTCTTCAGGAGGAGCGGTCTGACCAATCCAATCTCAAGATCGTCCGGTTCGTGAACACCGGTCATCTCATTCACCGCGAACAATTCGATCAGTTCATCGCCCTGGTGAGAGGTTTCTTCTTAGAGACTGTTTCTTAAATGGTCAGCAACCTTGAACTGTCATGCTGAGCGAAGCGAAGCAT
The Candidatus Acidiferrales bacterium DNA segment above includes these coding regions:
- a CDS encoding alpha/beta hydrolase, whose translation is MNPSSSYPATQVVKRYRRIEEIIPSHWSEGDVVANGIRHHYYRTGRDRPPVVLLHGFLEGALSWLRTARALEQDYDVILVDARGHGRSEGIAAGFSQALLTEDAAGAIRALGLGKPRVLGFSQGGTTGIHLTDAYSDLVHSLIVEGAGDTDSPSADFTQSAGYRAWLSAYIAWLEPLKSQAHEDRMVSALSQLPPGAPVPPEEEYVTWVENCARLDPGLVRLGATLWGTLGERVSEAAQALRRVTCPVLMMKSSFFPQPGMPQSLQEERSDQSNLKIVRFVNTGHLIHREQFDQFIALVRGFFLETVS